One Podarcis muralis chromosome 1, rPodMur119.hap1.1, whole genome shotgun sequence genomic window carries:
- the EVL gene encoding ena/VASP-like protein isoform X9, whose protein sequence is MPVRRTRHGHLKGVSWATISLSTRCPTTQRLVQNGPSPDEMEVQRRQAMELQQRQESLERRTSTTVSTLQIKVSSSPFHCQSPPPDYSNYNASTSTGAVPPPPPYAKVISSASSPLPDPVGRASFKPPQGPREPPLHCHRHSASESSPSPASSIPPAWPGYRTVTRSTKHISLSPPPAPASHYPFAPPQPTRRSSLSYSPQPPSPPVTLTPPVQKGLFLQPHIPVVLPVLPAQNGRMRGPTDTVVQDTSANVPQLGLNGHRDGHFATQIPPSSSRTQVKRTDESYFSYLEAVPVSHLPVIADPAGSYIQAFPRPSQHSPHSPHQLYPSMSHFVPYYAAVSEVNLSKRNLPYMTSSTISHFSPVLPPGHPSAGILTSSGGPPPPPPPPPPPSGTVPPPPPPLPAGGGGSSTDDGSVSGLAAALAGAKLRRVQRPEDASGGSSPSGASKGDANRTSSGGGGLMEEMNKLLAKRRKAASQSDKPADKKEEESQNEEASTSPSPGTRGPVQQQNSSADAGKKPWERSNSVEKPVTALLSRNPSVGRSPEPKSPVQFQPTFRMKPASSSNDVAMDTLDFDRMKQEILEEVVKELHKVKEEIIDAIRQELSRISTT, encoded by the exons GTCCAACAACCCAACGCCTGGTTCAAAATGGACCTTCTCCAGATGAAATGGAGGTTCAGAGACG GCAAGCCATGGAGCTGCAGCAGCGCCAGGAATCTCTGGAAAGAAGAACCTCTACCACAG TTTCCACCCTTCAGATAAAAGTGTCTTCTTCCCCCTTCCActgccagtctcctcctcctgacTACAGTAACTACAATGCTTCCACTTCCACGGGTGCTGTCCCGCCTCCACCTCCTTACGCCAAAGTTATCTCATCGGCATCTTCTCCTCTCCCTGACCCTGTGGGCAGAGCCTCTTTCAAACCCCCTCAGGGGCCTAGGGAACCCCCTCTGCACTGCCACCGACATTCTGCCTCCGAGTCCTCTCCATCTCCAGCTTCCTCCATCCCTCCGGCCTGGCCAGGCTACAGGACTGTGACACGAAGCACCAAGCACATCTCTTTATCCCCGCCACCTGCCCCGGCTTCCCATTACCCCTTCGCCCCTCCTCAGCCCACCAGGCGCTCCTCTCTCTCCTATTCCCCtcagcctccctccccacccgTGACCCTGACGCCCCCCGTACAAAAGGGTCTGTTCCTGCAGCCCCATATTCCAGTggtcctccctgtcctccctgcccAAAACGGCAGGATGCGGGGGCCCACAGATACCGTGGTCCAAGACACCTCCGCAAACGTACCTCAGCTAGGTCTGAACGGCCACCGCGACGGACATTTTGCCACGCAAATTCCTCCGAGCTCCTCTAGGACCCAGGTAAAGAGAACAGACGAGTCCTATTTCTCGTACTTGGAAGCCGTGCCTGTTTCGCATCTGCCTGTCATAGCCGACCCAGCGGGGTCTTACATCCAGGCTTTCCCCCGGCCCTCCCAACATTCGCCTCATTCTCCACACCAGCTCTATCCATCCATGTCACACTTTGTTCCTTATTATGCCGCTGTATCTGAGGTGAATTTGTCCAAGAGGAACCTTCCTTACATGACTTCATCAACCATTTCCCACTTCA GCCCCGTCCTTCCACCAGGCCACCCCTCGGCTGGGATACTCACTTCCTCTGGTggtccgcctccgcctcctcccccgcctcctcccccttCGGGCACTGTGCCACCCCCGCCGCCCCCGTTGCCAGCAGGCGGTGGAGGGTCCAGCACTGACGACGGGTCCGTGTCGGGACTAGCGGCAGCTCTGGCTGGTGCCAAACTAAGGAGAGTACAACGG CCAGAGGATGCCTCAGGAGGTTCTAGTCCCAGTGGTGCTTCCAAGGGCGATGCCAATAGGACGAGTAGTGGTGGAGGCGGACTAATGGAAGAAATGAATAAACTACTGGcgaaaag GAGGAAAGCAGCATCACAGTCGGACAAGCCAGCCgacaaaaaagaagaggaaagccAAAAC GAGGAGGCTAGCACCTCTCCTTCCCCCGGTACGCGAGGCCCTGTTCAGCAGCAAAATTCCTCAG cagACGCTGGAAAGAAGCCTTGGGAGAGAAGCAACTCTGTGGAAAAACCTGTCACTGCGCTACTCTCTAG AAATCCATCAGTGGGGAGGAGTCCTGAACCAAAGAGCCCCGTTCAGTTCCAACCAACCTTTAG GAtgaaacctgcaagcagcagCAATGACGTGGCCATGGACACCTTAGATTTTGATCGCATGAAACAA GAAATATTGGAGGAAGTTGTAAAAGAATTACACAAAGTAAAAGAAGAGATAATCGATG CCATCAGGCAAGAGTTGAGTAGAATCAGCACGACATAA